One region of Etheostoma spectabile isolate EspeVRDwgs_2016 unplaced genomic scaffold, UIUC_Espe_1.0 scaffold317, whole genome shotgun sequence genomic DNA includes:
- the LOC116686148 gene encoding G2/M phase-specific E3 ubiquitin-protein ligase-like yields MTSFTAVREDEYYLAGKMIAVSVVHGGPGPHFLSEDLVHYLSGQPSFKAPINLITDEDIGKALQEIESAASLDALQECMMRHSTMLQTAGCLRHVATVEEKKEIVSDYLQWYIIDRNSSVIDRFRDGLSTLEFLTALQQHPTLLAPVLCHTEKRLTAFELEKLFKPDLSPSGSNRRLKESQTMAYWADYLLDCEEGQAAVSVEDVLMFATGLSSLPPSGLEPPPQIEFLDDSAFPMANTCSNSLRLPLLDSFTLFKSQMDFGIQNSPGFGCF; encoded by the exons atGACTTCATTCACAGCTGTTAGGGAGGATGAGTACTACCTGGCAGGAAAGATGATTGCTGTGTCAGTTGTGCATGGAGGTCCAGGACCCCATTTCCTGTCAGAAGATCTTGTACATTATCTTTCAGGCCAGCCTTCATTCAAAGCACcaattaatttaataactgATGAAGACATAGGGAAAGCTTTGCAAGAG ATTGAGAGTGCTGCTTCATTGGATGCTCTGCAAGAATGCATGATGAGACACAGCACAATGTTACAGACAGCAGGTTGTCTGAGGCACGTGGCTACTGtcgaagaaaagaaagaaatcgtGTCCGACTACCTTCAGTGGTATATTATTGACCGCAACTCATCTGTAATTGACAG ATTCAGAGATGGTCTTTCAACCCTGGAGTTTTTGACTGCACTACAGCAACACCCTACTTTGCTGGCCCCTGTTCTGTGCCACACTGAAAAGCGACTCACTGCTTTTGAACTTGAGAAACTCTTCAAACCCGACCTCAGTCCATCAGGGAGTAATCGACGACTTAAAGAAAGTCAAACCATGGCCTATTGGGCAGATTATCTCCTTGATTGTGAAG aaGGCCAGGCTGCTGTGTCTGTGGAAGATGTTTTGATGTTTGCTACTGGGCTGTCTTCACTTCCCCCATCTGGCTTGGAACCACCGCCACAAATAGAGTTCCTGGATGACTCTGCGTTCCCCATGGCAAACACATGTtcaaactccttgagattaccACTCCTAGACTCATTCACTTTGTTTAAGTCACAAATGGACTTTGGAATTCAAAATAGTCCAGGATTTGGCTGTTTCTAA
- the LOC116686157 gene encoding uncharacterized protein LOC116686157 → MMSSLHGVNISLRTLKSKLNEAGLYRRKDYSSPNTVSNAIRLELRGPGQLFGYRTMWQVLKQKYNLRVKRDDVMNLLRELNPRGCESRTRRRFTRRTYHSMGPNYMWHADGYDKLKPFGLAISGCIDGFSRKVLWLECGPTNNNPTVIAHYFMSCVQNLGVIPMRLRTDCGTENGIMAAIQCTLRHHHSDYYSGASSHMYGSSINNQRIESWWSIFRKGRSQFWMELFTDLRDAGYFNGSHEHQCLLRYCFGEVIQKDLDECVRLWNSHRIRPSRTAACPGGVPNELYYLPHRFGSRDCAFPIQQAELDALPEASLFITPCGDPNMQEYLDFAMDHNQLLKPENWESASELYMILKEMARL, encoded by the exons ATGATGTCAAGCCTACACGGTGTAAACATCAGCTTGAGGACTCTTAAAAGTAAACTGAACGAAGCCGGGTTGTACCGCCGAAAGGATTATTCCTCTCCAAACACCGTGAGTAACGCCATCAGATTGGAACTTCGTGGACCTGGACAACTATTTGGCTACCGCACGATGTGGCAGGTActtaaacaaaagtacaatcttCGAGTGAAGAGAGATGATGTGATGAATTTGCTCCGGGAGCTTAATCCTCGAGGGTGTGAGAGCAGAACACGCAGAAGGTTTACAAGAAGAACCTACCACTCAATGGGACCTAACTATATGTGGCACGCAGATGGTTATGATAAACTTAAGCCATTCGGTTTGGCCATTTCGGGATGCATAGATGGATTTTCACGTAaagtactgtggcttgaatgtGGACCAACAAATAATAACCCAACGGTGATTGCTCACTATTTCATGTCATGTGTGCAAAACCTCGGTGTCATCCCCATGAGACTGAGGACTGATTGCGGCACTGAGAACGGCATAATGGCTGCAATTCAATGTACCCTACGCCACCATCACAGTGACTACTACTCTGGAGCGTCCAGTCACATGTACGGCTCATCTATAAATAACCAGCGTATTGAGTCCTGGTGGTCTATATTTAGAAAGGGGAG GTCTCAGTTCTGGATGGAGTTATTTACAGACCTTAGAGATGCCGGATACTTTAACGGGAGTCATGAGCATCAGTGTCTCTTGAGATACTGCTTCGGTGAGGTTATTCAGAAGGACTTAGATGAGTGTGTGAGACTGTGGAACAGTCACAGGATTCGCCCTTCCAGAACAGCAGCATGTCCAGGAGGAGTGCCCAATGAACTCTACTACTTACCACACAG GTTTGGTTCCAGAGACTGTGCATTTCCAATTCAACAGGCTGAATTGGATGCCCTTCCTGAGGCTAGCCTGTTCATTACTCCTTGTGGGGACCCAAACATGCAGGAGTACTTGGACTTTGCCATGGACCACAATCAGTTACTGAAGCCAGAAAACTGGGAGTCTGCATCAGAACTGTACATGATTCTAAAAGAAATGGCTCGGCTATGA